A genomic window from Ascaphus truei isolate aAscTru1 chromosome 1, aAscTru1.hap1, whole genome shotgun sequence includes:
- the SEC24B gene encoding protein transport protein Sec24B, giving the protein MSIEDSLADTSLACFQIALLYTSSKGQRRIRVHTLCLPVVNSLPDVFAGADVQAVTCLLASMAADRSITSSLSDARDALVNAVVDSLASYSSTLSNLQQSTLIAPNSLKLFPLYIQALLKQKAFRTGTSTRLDDRVFAMCQMKYQPLVHLMRMIHPNLYRIDRLTDEGAIHVSDRVVPQPPLQPLSAEKLAREGAFLMDSGSSLYLWVGKNCDTSFLNDVLGFPNYASIPQKMTQLPELDTLASERMRSFISWLREDSPLNPVLRVIKDDSTARSDFFQHLIEDRTETSLSYYEFLLHIQQHICK; this is encoded by the exons ATGTCCATTGAAGATAGTCTAGCAGACACATCACTGGCGTGCTTTCAAATTGCTCTCCTCTACACTTCTAGCAAAG GTCAACGTAGGATTCGTGTGCACACACTGTGTCTGCCGGTGGTGAATTCTCTTCCTGATGTGTTTGCAGGAGCAGATGTGCAAGCTGTTACCTGCCTTTTGGCAAGCATGG CTGCAGATCGATCAATCACATCAAGTCTTTCAGATGCAAGAGATGCCTTAGTAAATGCAGTGGTAGATTCATTAGCGTCCTACAGCTCAACACTTTCAAACCTACAGCAGTCCACGCTGATAGCACCAAACTCTCTGAAGCTGTTTCCTCTCTATATTCAGGCTCTCCTGAAGCAA aaAGCCTTCAGGACTGGCACCAGTACACGTCTGGATGATAGAGTCTTTGCTATGTGCCAGATGAAATATCAGCCGCTTGTTCATCTGATGAGAATGATTCACCCAAATCTGTACAGAATAGACAGGCTTACCGATGAG GGGGCTATACATGTTAGTGACCGGGTTGTGCCTCAGCCACCGCTTCAGCCCTTATCTGCAGAAAAGCTGGCGAGAGAAGGAGCTTTCCTTATGGATTCCGGTTCA TCGCTTTACCTTTGGGTTGGAAAGAATTGTGATACTAGCTTTTTGAATGATGTTCTTGGATTCCCTAACTATGCATCAATACCACAGAAAATG ACACAGCTCCCTGAGTTAGACACGCTGGCATCAGAAAGAATGAGAAGTTTTATTTCATGGCTCAGAGAAGATAGTCCCTTAAATCCAGTTCTACGTGTAATAAA GGATGATAGCACCGCTAGGTCTGACTTTTTCCAGCATTTAATTGAAGACAGGACAGAGACTTCGCTCTCCTATTACGAGTTTCTGCTTCACATTCAGCAGCACATTTGCAAGTGA